The sequence below is a genomic window from Sebastes fasciatus isolate fSebFas1 chromosome 18, fSebFas1.pri, whole genome shotgun sequence.
caccacttctatgtgacatctactgttgacctgctatctccccctaaagatggTGCCTCAGAAGCACAGAAACAGACGAGTTACAGTTCATGTTGTTTCTAAAGCTTCCCCCGAGGCTAAGaggtaacaaacacacacacacacacacacacacaacaacaaaaacgtgactgtgtgtttgtgtgtgtttgtgtgtgtttgtgtgtgtggcggtgAACCTTTGTCTCTGATGGACGCCTGCTATCAATTATTTAACCAGACACTACCTGCTATCActgaacaaacacaaacacacatattatgattaactctgtgtgtgtgtgtgtgtgtgtgtgcgtgtgcgtgtgcgtgtgcgtgtgcgtgtgcgtgtgcgtgtgcgtgtgcgtgtgcgcgtgcgtgtgtgtgtgtatgtgtgtgtcattttGCTGTTGGGCACTTTACTCTCTggcaaaacacactcacacagatacTGAACATACACAGCCGAGGCTCAGTCTCACATCAAGCTGGACAataattatatcattattattaataatcaaatagaagtatcctcatacaacggttcatatgtccagcgtcaatttacgctccaatcttttcaaaataaacttccgtcttcacaggaaacagcttAGTTTggattaagcaacaaaaccacttagttataaataaatataaattacatttataatgaaaggAAATggtcattatgaaaggcaaactctatgtagaaagaaagggctgacagcagcagaaacgctgctggtgtggacGCCACATACGTGAGAtacgcagcagttcagcgagaCAGCCGTCACGTACTGGCCCAGTCTGGCCCgagcgttagggttaggaatGGGTCGTGATTCTCTGGACACTGTCTGGAGTTCATATGAGAAAACAGCTTCGATGTGCTCTGAGTTTTTAGTTGTTTCTGAGCCACTGATTCTAGCAGCGTCCCATCACCCCATGTTTCACCAAACTAAACTGCAGTGAGTCTACATCTGACCCCTTTACATCCTGATAGCAATACAATCTGACTGAACCTTTAGGGaagagaaaagtaaaaaataggAGCAGAAAACAGCAgtaaagaaacaaacagaaagtaGAACAACAGCAAGATGAACGACTGAACTGGACTCAACTTAATTGCTCTGGATTGAAGCCGGTTGCAGAAACAGATAAACACAGACGGTAAtttgttcttcttctgttgtatctctgctgctgctgcaggtcaaACAGAGCGGAGCTGCTGACCTTCACCTCCAGCtactcctgctgctcctcctctcactTCCAGCTCATTTTCAGACTCACTCTTCAGACACAAGTTAGTTTCCCGAGTAGTTCGGGAGGTGTAATCATCATCACTGCCAGTTTGAGTTCTCACACAAGAACTCCTCTGAAGCTCGGACTGATTGTTTGTTAGcttagtttgtttttaatgtttattttgttgttattttattttagtcaactttttttggcatactgaattattatttaaaatgcatACGGAGCATCTTTGGCTCAAACATATCTTTCAGGATAAAAGTTATATCTTTTTTCTGGTTTCAGTTTGAACCTTTAGCTGTGGTTAATAAAATGATTGGCCTCAGTATCAGcagataataaatattaaaggtcATACCTAGTTGTATTGTATATACCTGATAAAGATCGTTTCAACATCTGAGTTGACCGTGACGTGACGGGGTTTTATTCTTTTAGCGCAGCAGCAGCGTCCGGGGGTGAGCTGTCGGCAGGTTGATGCATCAGATGAGATGTGGACACGGAGGTAAGCAGCTGTTAACTGCTGTAACATGGACAGTCAGTCCACAGTAATGGTTTCATGATGGAGGTGCAGTGCTCGGTAAATCATTTAGCTGCAGCTCCAGAGCTCCGCTGGAGGATTTATCTGATCGGATGGGCTCCGCGTCGACCGGTCTGAAACTCGACAAACAACACTTGACCTCTCCATTCtgtaattaaatttaaaaactaATCTTTATTTACATCTTTAGTGTCCTGATGCACCACCTGTGTATTCACACTTTTGTATTCTTTcagtatattttaatttaatatataacAAATTAGAAATCAAACTCCAACAATATCCAAATCCCTTTTTTTTGGTACTATTTTCTGCCCTTTAAATACGAAGAGATTGATCTTTATTTGCTGTCCTACTTGAAAACTACTTGAAATATAACTGAACAATTGAATATGATTATTGCTTTGGTTTGTCAAGAAGAAAATACGGCACAGTATGAAATAAAAGTTTCATTACCCTTCATAACTAATAATAAGTCTGCCgatatatgttatatgttaagATTTGTTATCATTTGGGGTTGGtttattttacatattgtaGTACAGATTCCACGCTAAATAAACTTTAATGTTGATGCACAAGTATTTATCTCTGTATATCTTCTGCAACATTTttgattattcattttttaaccaCAAAGACGAAGATGTATATTTTCTAAATGTGTTGTGAAACAAAGCATGGAATGAGGAAAAGCCCTGAAAATGACGACAAACAGCAGTCGGTCATAACTTTTGGTGACAAATACCTCATAATGCTTCAAAATATTGTATTAATTACACATTCATTTGGCTTTAAAATTGACTGGATGTGTATTTGTTGGATGCATTATCAACAACATTTCaatcttttttcacattttttactcTTATTTTCAAACCGTTGAAGTTGCAATCACATAAACAGCTGCAGCACGGCTGCAGTAACACAGATGTTCATGTGGGTTAAAACAGGTTTTAAACGTGCCGAGTCTTTCAGGATGAACATGAAACCTTAAAGGTCACGTTGTTGAACCCCCTGAGCAACAGGAGCTTAACGTCTCCCTggttataaaataaaatctcaTCAGAGATTTCCGCTCTCGCTCTCGCAAACCAATTAACCCAAAACTCATTAGCCAACTTGTTTAAGAGCGCTCCACGAACTGATACTGAACTGAAGACAGCTGCCGGTCTACAATCTGAACAGAGAGCTGACGAAACGCACCATCCATCAGCAGCGCAGCTCCACCCCTCTGATAAAGTTAGCGTACGCTCCCACACAAACGGATAAGATAATCCCCGCTCTCCCTCTGGGCCCAAACTGATTGACTTAATTGTCTTCTGAATGAAGCTAATTTCTAAAACTCACTTCCTCGATAGAGCGAGAGGAGAAGCTGCATCGCAACAACCAGCAGGCCTCCTGCACATCTTATTACTGATGCCAGGTACACGAGAATCAAGGACCTGATTCCCCCCTACCGACAACGGACAGCAGAGCCCCGATTGTTTCATGGTTCTAAAcatgatctttccagatgttcctgtggtgtgaggtgtgttaagagtgttttttacatcccccgatcccaaatcgtaaatattaaacatgttcaatatttacgatgggatatcctgttgtgtgttggGAACCTCGAGGACAGATGATGACGCAGTCACGCGGGAAAGAACGACAGCCAATAGAAAACCAAGCTGACTGGAGCAGGAATGACAACCACCAccgtcatggcggccgcggctaatgcatgagctaatgctaaacacAAAAGTTGCGTACAAAAtttcatactaacatgctatttagtacgctaaaacagtatgttgtGTAATGGTGTcatcttattcagtgtttggttgtacttagttagctccacccttttgtgtcacttctggttgcaaaaaccaagacggaaaAAGCCAGAAACCAGGATGGTGACGGCAAAAATACCGAACTCGATGTGCGTAATCCGACCCGATGACAAGCATTTCGAATAACTGTATAGAAATAGACAATCCTCtctctgatggtctcgtttacttCTGTAGGTCAAACAGAGACATCAGTTTTagattgagactgtttcattgttgaaagttcctcacagtaacttcaACTTTAATATAATCCATCATTCCCTGTGTGGATTTGAAGATGGAATTTATTCTCTATGCAGAATGAAGAAGCTGGGAGCTTCAGATCACCGACAGTTCCTGTGTGTGTTATCTCTCCCAGCTAAACGTCCTCTTTCAACTACAAATACAGTCAATTACAGAAACAAGACTTCATCACTTCCTTTGTCCCTTTGAATCCAAACATTTAAGAAGTCACTACGAGAAGCTGAACGGCCTGAAGCAAACTGAGAGATCCCAACAGCACCATGTGAAAATGAGACGCAGCAGAGCACCGGCACAATAACACAGCTACAGCGCCACCTTGTGACCACATTACATCACTGTACCAACTCAGACTCATCAAACTGGCCTGATGAGAATCATTAATAGTGCTGATCAGGCTCCATGTTTTAGTGCATCTGATAATAATGCTGTGATGGAATTTAATCTGACTGTATTCTAACCATTTCAACAATTAAATAATACACACTAAATCATACATTTGTCAAAGGTTTAGTTCTCGTGTGTTCATTTggctaacacttcattttacaggaccacaaatttcatggttattaggtgataattagcaaataacctatttgaaatttctgttgaattactgccaaattactctAATATTTACCTAACAAATTATAGAAAATCACTTTGTTTGGCTCTCTTGACGTGGgcttttattcttattatttcatgtctattataaatattatttaataattatattccgctatttcccaataaacagtaatatatagctggtaatttatttaatacatttccaggattttattattatatatataaatatatatatatatatatatatatatatataataataatataattcctggaaaaagaaaaatcctcCTTTCTTTCCATTGTTTCCATCCAAATCCCTACAGCCCCCgtcgtgttgtgtgtgtgctcacctgAGGCCGAAGCAAAGCATCCTGGGATGTGAGGCGACCAAACGGTGCTGTAGATGACCCCTTCATGACCCCTGAGCGTGCTCAGCGATTGGCTGAGGGCGGGGTCCCACTGGAGGGACGACAAAAATacgcagaaataaaaaaacagggcGCCgtcagaagagaggagagaaacaggacAGAAAACTAAACTCACCACTTTAGCGGTTTGATCCCACGATCCAGAGACGATGAGGTTCTCTCCTCTGGTTTGACTCCAGTCTACAGCgtacaccttcacacacacacacacacacacacacacacacacacacacacacacattcagcatCCTTACAGACACCATATAGTTTTATCCTCTAGTCGATGAGTGTTTGTATGATCCTCGGTACCTCTTGTGTGTGTTCTTTGGCCACTCTCAGCGGAGCGTTGTGATTGGCCGTGTCCCACAGCTGCAGGCTGCCGTCCCCGCCGCCGGCGACCATGACGTGCTCGTTGGCTTCGCTCCACGCTACGTCGAACAGTCCGTCACCCCACTCCCagctgacacaaacacacaataccTGTGTTATtacagtggttttcaaagtgggggcCTCAGCAAATTGGAGGGAAGATGAGGGAAAATAgcacatcttttatctgttctaaatgtaccttaaagggagatttgtcaagtatttaatcctcttatcaacatgggagtggacaaatatgctgctttatgcaaatgtatatatatatttattattatatattaattaacaacacaaaacaatgacagatattgatccagaaaccctcacaggtactgcatttagtataaaacaacATGCTcgaatcataacatgtcaaactgcagcccaacaggcaacaacagctgtcagtgtgtcagtgtgctgacttgactatgacttgccccaaactgcatgtgattatcataaagtgggcatgtctgtaaaggggagactcgtgggtacccatagaacccatttacattcacacatctggaggtcagaggtcaaagggacccctttgaaaatggccatgacagtttttcctcgccaacatttggCAGAACGTCATAGCcttattttgcctccttcatgacaagctagtatgacatggttacatagataggttttctagtttcatatgataccagtatcttcactcaagctttaaaactgagcccgctacaacctaaaaatcacaagttgcgttaatgcgtttaaaatattagtggcgttaaaacaaatatgcttcattatcacgttaactttgacagctctagacGACACAAATGACATTAAAGCTCCgaggtcagagagagaagaaattaaggaagaacagaaagaaagaaacttttACCTTCTCACTACAGCGACCCCCGTCTCCGTCTCATCCAGGACCAGCAGGGTGCCGCCACCTACAAATACACACTAAGACATTAGAACTCACAGATACGGGCGACGAACGACAGGAACAAAACAACATGAGGTGTTTTAGTGAGGTgctgaaaaaaatccatattagTGAGGTCCAATATAATCCATCCACCTGGCAGGTGTGTCTTATCAAGATGCTGATGAGCATGATTGTTACACAGGTGTGCCGTGGGCTGGTCACTCTAAAAGGTGCAGCTTTATCTTAAAAAAAGGAttttgtaagatatcacacAACCCGTTGTATGAAGATATACGTTGGCATATGAAGCATTATAACTGCACCATACTAACCAGCTATGCCATAGTACTGGGAGGCAGCGCAGGCCACTCTGTTGGGGACGAACGGAGACACTTCCACAGCGTAGCCATGACGGGCCGCACAGCGAAACAccttcatcatcagcagcagcagcagcagcagcagctacctGCAGCCCAACTGGGCCACCTGCTGGAAACAGAAACCGGAGTATGAACTCTTTTCTTCAACTGACAGACTGTGGAGTTAAATTCAACAAAACAAAGTGTGTCCAAAGATAATAATATCATATAGATGAATCTCTGTTGTActtatatttttatacatgTAGCTGGTCCATATTCCCCCCgaaattctcgtaatattacgactttttttcttgtaaaattatgactttattctcttaatattacaacatCTTTTCTCATAAAGATGACTTTATTCAGGTaaaattacgattttttttctcgtaaagttatgactttattctcgtaacattacaactgtttttctcgtaatattctgactttattctgtaaatctcagatgtgttttccctcaatgtggccctaatactccgtagtacattgtctctttggccctcactgcattagacttatatactatatacttagactataaactgtgttaccttcatcacaatgatcacatgttttgtggctccagacagattctATATGTATAGCTCTTTTGATAGTGCAGGTTGCTGCCAGCTGCTCCAGGGTGTTTTGAAGGTTGAGCCAGCTGGTCTAGGGTGTTTTGAAGGTTGCACATGTTCTacataatgaatacttttagtACTTCAGGTTTATTTTGATGCACTTGAAgaacttgtaacagagtatttttgaCACTGTGGTAGTATCCTACTAGTACTTCCTCCAGTATTGTTTCTATATGATAATCTAATGTCTCTTTAGAGATATGTATCTCCTATGGCAGATCTAACAGTAAACATATCAATATGATAATCTAATGTCTCTTTAGTGATATGTATCTCCTATGGCAGATCTAACAGTAAACATATCAATATGATAATCTAATGTCTCTTTAGTGATATGTATCTCCTATGGCAGATCTAACAGTAAACATATCAATATGATAATCTAATGTCTCTTTAGAGATATGTATCTCCTATGGCAGATCTAACAGTAAACATATCTATATGATAATCTAATGTCTCTTTAGTGATATGTATCTCCTATGGCAGATCTAACAGTAAACATATCTATATGATAATCTAATGTCTCTTTAGTGATATGTATCTCCTATGGCAGATCTAACAGTAAACATATAAGGTAGAAAATGACCAAATAACcagttttacattaaaaactGACACAAACAGCCGTCAATGAGTCGTCGCAGCACTCACAGACTTCACCGTCACGTTAAAACGTTAAAACAAACGGAAACCGGCTCATAAATCGTTAAAAAGAAGCGGTTTCTGTTTCCAGCAGCTCTTCTGTTCTCTGACAGCTTCACTACAACCACTTCCGTGTTTTGATCAGCTGACCCCGACGACCCGGATGTAAGCTGTAGTAGATGTAGTACCCTTGATGCGTCGGCAGGTGGCAGTGTTTCCACCTGAATAAAACCAGAACCAGCACTGATCCATCTCAGGTAACATTCATTATGGGATCATTTATTTAGTAAATATGCCTCATGttagagaaaataaatatgtatttttttttaataatatacttaaaatatatgatatatatatatatatataatatatattttacggtataaaaataacataaaaataaaataaattatataaaaagatgaatacaaatgtaataataataataataataataataataataaagtattattttattttttattcatctttacatataatttatttttatgttatttttatactgtaaaatataataataataataataataataataataatataaataattataataataatgataacaataaagtattataatatttgaattcatctttatatataatttatttttgttatttttatactgtaaaatataataataataataaaaataaaaataatgataataataatataaataataataataataataataataataataataataacaataataataataataataaagtattattatatttttattcatctttgtatataattaatttttatgttatttttattcatattattattattttctagtAATGATCTGAATGTGCAAAGCAACTAgttactaaagctgtcaaataaatctAGTGGAGTAAGAAGTACAACATTTGCTTTCAAAATGGAACGGAgcaaaagtataaagtaaaataaaatggaaatgaataaaataattgcGCTTCAGTAGAGTActacagtaaatgtacttattacACCACTGAGTAAAAGCagtaataccacaatgtaaaacactCTGTTGCAAGTAAAGGTCCTCATATTTGCACCAGAATATACTtgaagtaccaaaagtaaaagtactcattttgCAGAATGAAGCGTCTCTACTTTCACTGTCCTACACTTTCAGTTACATTAGCAAATGCTCCAACACTACTACATACTCTATATCACTAAATAGTATTAATGTAATGAATGACAGATGGTCCGATTgatttgcagcaacaaatataacatgtttttcttttcttttatttattgaagTTTCTCATAAACAGATGGAGGAGATGAAAACAGGaagatttctgttttttgttggGTTTTGTTGTTGGGTTCACCCGCCAAGCAGAAGTAATCTTGTCTTTATCTGTTGATCGGGACTGTTGCACAAATTCTGGTTTCATTCTGCTTTCTCCTTTTGTGACAAGACACAGGGGGAAGGTTTACGGTGAAAGGTGGCGTCCTCATATTACTTGTTTGTCCGACTAACTAGTCAAAAACATAACACAAAGAAATGCACCAGCTCCTGTAAAGTGATGTCTGATGATTTGATGATGTCCTAgaacaggggtctgcaacctgcggctccggagccacttGTGGCCCTTCAGCTCccctccagtggctccctgtggatttttaaaagtggaaatgaataactgtttttttgtttacataattttttttatatatcattgttgtaggtctatggtacggcTTTaaaacggagtattagggccacactgagggaaaaaaagaaatctgagatttttagaaaaaagtcgtaatattatgagaataaaatcataataatataaagtagtaattttacgtgtttttttctctttttctcataaacttatgactttattcttataatattatgacttttcttctcgtaaagttatgactttattcacgtaatattacgacttctttttctcgtaatgttatgattttattctcatattacggcttttttcttgtaaagttatgactttattctcgtaatattctgactttattctgtaaatctcagatgtgttttccctcaatgtggcccttacaactactccgtagtacatttgtactttggccctcactgcattagacttatatactatatacttaatctataaactgtgttaccttcatcataatgatcaaatgttttgcggctccacacagattattattaatcttttttttactaaaatggctcttttgatagtataggttgctgacccctgacttaatgccttaataaataataaataatttataaataataaataaataacgcaGCAACAACGTTTTTGGTCATGGAAGTAAAACTTTTAAAACTTAAAGAAATATGTTAACCAATGATAGAGAATATTGATCCTAAAGGTATAAAATCATTGTTAAATGTTACATTGCAATCCCCAGCTATGATACTGTTTtcaccctctgtgtgtgtgtctaaaacCTGACCTCTCCTTACCCATTTGCATGAGTTCCGCACAATTTGATAAGACTGCAAACTTCTCTCAGCAGGCTGTGGACTGAACAGAGACCTTGTTTAAACCCAGCTGATAGTCAAATGTATCCGACATCGGCCCTACACATCAGGAGCCGATTAAGGCAGGTGCCAGACACCAGGTAACAGTTCAGACTTCAATCACCTGACACCAATAAAAACGACACAACCTTAAATTACGCCCAAAAGGAGGAGCCCCTGTTTTTCAAGGCTCCTCAAAATTGTATATAAGACTGTGTTTGCTAAACTTGTTTTAGTCTGCTCCGGACCAGGCTCGGgctttgtttgtgttgctgtcTCAATAGAACACAATAAAATCTATGCTTTTTGCAACCAACTTGAACCATCTTCAGACAGTTATTTGAGTATCCTGTGTTGACTTTTTGACATCCTGAACATTGATTTTTTGTAGAAAGTTGATCAAGGTTTTCAGACATCTTTTGGCCCAAGGCCTGAAACACTTTACTTCGACACAACTCGCCTCCTAACGCAGCAACAACTCGCCTCCTAACGCAGCAACAACTCGCCTCCTaacgcagaagaagaagaagacagcttCAGAGGCTCCATTGAACATCTTTCTCCTCCAAAAGAGGTAAAGGAAAACCAAAATATTTCTGTTAAATGTATggtaaataaatcatttttatatgAGATATGTCAATGAAta
It includes:
- the pex7 gene encoding peroxisomal biogenesis factor 7, which produces MMKVFRCAARHGYAVEVSPFVPNRVACAASQYYGIAGGGTLLVLDETETGVAVVRSWEWGDGLFDVAWSEANEHVMVAGGGDGSLQLWDTANHNAPLRVAKEHTQEVYAVDWSQTRGENLIVSGSWDQTAKVWDPALSQSLSTLRGHEGVIYSTVWSPHIPGCFASASGDGTLRVWDVKSAACRLAIPAHKAEILSCDWCKYDQNIVATGSVDCSVCVWDLRNVRQPVNQLLGHTYAIRRVKFSPFSKTVLASCSYDFTVRFWDFSVNQPLLDTVEHHSEFVCGLDFNLHIPNQVVDCSWDETVKIYTPACLSAGTHNTAS